The Synergistaceae bacterium DNA window AAGAGAAGCCGGTATTCTAAAAGAGCTGGCGCCAAGGAGCGGAAGCAGAGGCAGTGTATTTTGTTTTCCCGAATTGCTGAATGTAATAGAAGGTAAAAGAACATTTTAATTTTTTGTGTAACTTCGGTCATACATAAATCTTTTTTTTGTATGATATTTATGATTCCATGCTACATAAATTATTTTATGTAGCGGAAAGTCAGAGGAGGAAAGTCAGAGGGGGCAGACCTACACAATTGACATAAAGTGATATATTTGTATCATTGGCGCAGTAATCAGAAGATCTGAAGCGAGGCTGTTGCCAACAGAGGTATTACGGGAGTTGGGCATTTTGTCAATTGTGTAGGTCTGACCTCTCCGTGTTTCCTTATGCAAATATGCAATCAAGTTGTGAATATCGATACACGAAATCTCCATGTCATAACCGGAAAGGAAGAGTGCGGCGATGCTAAAAAAACTTACGCTGGAAGAGTTTACTGTTTTTCAGAATGCATCTTTAGAGTTTGCCCCCGGCATGAATGTAATAATCGGAGAAAATGGGTTAGGCAAAAGCCATATTTTAAAACTTGCTTATGTTCTCCATTGGATATCCCATGAAGTATATAAGAAAGAAAACAAGCAGGACAGCGAGATATTGTCAACCTCCAATGATATTCTTTCCAAATCTATTGCAGCCAAACTGGTGGGAATGTTCCGCCCGGAACATCTTGGCCGTTTGGTTCACAGGCGTAAAGGACGCAACAAATCGAAAATTTCCGCGAACTTCACCGGTAATAAAAAGGGAATAAAATTTAGTTTTTCTACCAACAGCAAGACAGAGGTTGTGCTTGAAAAATTCGATGTCTCGCTCCCTGCCCCGTCTGTTTTTGTTCCTGCCGGAGATGTGATATCCATGATGCCCTTCCTAAAGGACGCATGGTCAAAGTACCCCTACATGCTTGATGAGGGATACAATGACCTTAGTGCCTTTTTAGACAAAACTGTTCCCGTTGGACCGCCGCCGGGAGAGATCAGCAGTGTAATAAAAGACATTGAAAACGTTCTCAGAGGAAAGATCGTACTTGAGAACGGACGTTTTTACCTGCGGATAAAAGAGGAAGGAAAGATGGAGATACCTCTTGTTGCGGAAGGTTTCCGCAAGATAGCAATGTTGGGACATATTGTTGCAAACAGAAGCATTCAAAGCAATTCTTTGCTTTTGTGGGACGAGCCAGAATGCAACCTTAACCCTATGCTGATAAGATCACTTGCCGCAGTGTTGACGGCATTGGCTTCAAACGGGACCCAAATCATTATAGCTACGCATAGCTTATTCCTACTTAGAGAACTTGATCTTTGTGAGCGAAGTAAAAAAGAAAATAAGACCGACTCCAGATATTTTGCCTTGCGTAAGACCGAAAACAGCGGAATAGCTATTGATGTTTACGATAACGTTGAGGATCTATCACCTCTTGCTTCTCTTGAAGCTGAAATAGAGCAGTCAGAACGTTATATGGATGAAGGCAGCGTTGAGTTGGTAGCTGATAATGCATGATTATATTGAAGGATTAATATGCTTCAGTTTTCCGGATAGTTTCGATGTGATAAAGTATGATGCGAATAAGTCTGAAGGCAATAAGGAAGTTGGATTTTACTTTAGGCAAAACTTTAAAGAATTTGCCTGGGTACAAAAGCTGTTGATTTTATTGCGCTCGATACAAGTAAAGACGGAGCATTATGGCTCATTGAAGTTAAGGACTGTATTGGATCCGGTGAGAATACAGTGTCCGAATACTTACAGAAAAACATCCCCGTTAAAGTCCGTGACACGTTTGCAGGTTTTCTTGCAGGGGCTTTGACTTCTACCTCCGAAACGGGAAAATCGGAGGGGTCAGACCTACACATTTGACATATTCACATATTTCACACAATTGACACAATTAAAAGTCGTTAGTTTCAAATTAAGTTCGCAATTTAATTAGGACTCCTATTAACCTACGCAGCTCTTGATGATAGCCAGTATGCCTCATTCTCCGTCATCCCCGTACGCTTTTGAGCGGGGATCCAGGTCCACTGCACCCTCCGTCATCCCCGTACGCTTTTGAGCGGGGATCCAGGTCCACTGTACCCTCCGTCATCCCCGTACGCTTTTGAGCGGGGATCCAGGTCCACTGTTTTCATTTTTGAATGTGATTTTAGACTTCATTTTTCTAAGTTGTTGAAAGCAAAATTCACAATAGGTTTAAAGTTACATCAAGAAAAAGTCAAAAGCCACGGCCAGACCTGGGTTCCCGCTCAGAGGCATACGGGAACGACTGATGGTGGGGCATACAGGAACGACTGATGGTGGGGCATACGGGAACGACTGATGGTGGGGCATACGGGAACGACAGTTCTTATAAGTTATTTTAGATCTTCACAAATGCTTGCCAACAGCTTGCTTATCGCTTGTCAGGAGGAAAACGGAAGGGGCAGACCTACACAACTTACAAAATAGCTGGTTGCCATGGGGACCACTATACTAATTAAAATCATTCTGTTTGATAGAATCTTTATACGCTTGAAAATATGTTTTATGTATAGTAATCTCTATATATTAGATTTTAACATACATAAAATATAAATTTTAAAGCGCGGTGATAAAGCATGACCGACATAGAACTGCTTAATGGATTGGAAACCGAGATCCCCGGATGGGTACTTCAGAACAGGCTCCGAGAAAAGGGCTATGTAAATATCTGGCAGAAGATAGAGGGAATGGTCTCCGACGGATACATTGAAAGGGTAGTGCGAGGATGGTACTGCCTTGGTCGGTTTTTGCGCAAGAGGGAACCATCTCTTCGATACCTTGCATGCAATGTCTACGGCCCTGCGGTCATTTCCGGGGACCTCGTGCTGTTCGAAGCAGGTCTTATCCCCGATGCAGTAGCATCTGTAACAGCTGTCACCTCAAAGAGAAGCCGGAGTTTGGATACGCCGTACGGAAATATTGAATGGTACACGCTGCCGTCATCTTTGGTTTATCCCGGTACTTATCTTGTAAAGGATCCGCCCGGCCACATAAGAGCGGCTGATGAAAAGGCCCTTCTTGACAGGTTATACATAACCAGGTACACCCCGCAGAACTACTCCCTTTGGAAGGCATTCATTTTTGAAGACCTGAGGATGGACGAAGATGCGCTGGCAGCGCTGGATCTCACACGTATGCAGGAACTGGGCAGGTTATTTAAGTCTCCCAAGATCACAAGGCACGTAAACTGGTTTCTGAAGTATTTCGGAATTGCCAAAGAAGCATAGGATCCGTAGGGGCGGGCAGGCAATAGGCAAACATCGGCAAGCTGTTGACAAGCAGTCGCATGCACAATTGGGGTCGGCCTGCACGATTGACATAATTGCATATTCCGCTAAAAATAGGTTTGGGCTTTTGTTTTAAAGAGCGGCGATCAAGGAGGCTAAAACATGGCCAGGCCTTTGCGGATAGAATACCCCGGAGCTTTTTATCATGTTACATCCAGAGGCAATGAACGAAAGGAAATTTTCAAAAGTGCGGCCGACCGGGAACAGTTTCTCTTCTACCTTGCAGCCTCGTGTGTGAGATATGGAGCGATAATACATGCTTACTGCCTGATGACCAACCATTATCACCTGATGCTGGAGACTCCGTTTGGGGATCTCTCGCTGATAATGAAGTATATCAACAGTTCCTATACCACATATTTTAACATCAAGCGCAAACGTGTCGGACACCTTCTTCAGGGACGCTACAAGGCTATCCTGGTTGAGGCTGACTCTTACGCCGCAGAGCTCTCCCGCTACATGCACCTGAATCCGGTGAGGGCCGGGATGGCCAAGTCCCCGGAAGACTATATATGGTCCAGTTACCGCTTTTACATTGAGGGCGGCGAACCGTCATGGCTGACTACCGGATTCATCCTTGGGTACTTTGGCACAGAAGGTCCTGGGTCCCGGCGGAACTACAGGCGATATATAAACGAGAAGGTCTCTGACGGTGAGTACCTCAGCCCGCTTATGGAGGTCGTAGGCTCGACTATATTGGGCAGCGATGATTTTGTCAGGGAGATCCGGGGGAAGGAGCTTGACTGCAGGCCTGCGGACAGGGACCTTCCTTCGCTGAGAGAGCTTAAGGAAAGGCCCGGGCCTGAAATAATCGGCGAGACAGCCCGGAAATTATTTGCTGACAACAAAAAGCTGGCGAGGCTTGCCGCAATATATTTATGCCATCGGTACAGCGGGGCGAAGCTGAAGGAGATAGGCGATATGTTCCTTCTGTCGGATTCGGGCGTCACCCGGGCAAGCAGAAGATTTGAAGCGGCAATGGAAGCCGATGGCCAATTGGGGGAAAAAAT harbors:
- a CDS encoding transposase, with the protein product MARPLRIEYPGAFYHVTSRGNERKEIFKSAADREQFLFYLAASCVRYGAIIHAYCLMTNHYHLMLETPFGDLSLIMKYINSSYTTYFNIKRKRVGHLLQGRYKAILVEADSYAAELSRYMHLNPVRAGMAKSPEDYIWSSYRFYIEGGEPSWLTTGFILGYFGTEGPGSRRNYRRYINEKVSDGEYLSPLMEVVGSTILGSDDFVREIRGKELDCRPADRDLPSLRELKERPGPEIIGETARKLFADNKKLARLAAIYLCHRYSGAKLKEIGDMFLLSDSGVTRASRRFEAAMEADGQLGEKIKEIRQILSL
- a CDS encoding AAA family ATPase, which translates into the protein MLKKLTLEEFTVFQNASLEFAPGMNVIIGENGLGKSHILKLAYVLHWISHEVYKKENKQDSEILSTSNDILSKSIAAKLVGMFRPEHLGRLVHRRKGRNKSKISANFTGNKKGIKFSFSTNSKTEVVLEKFDVSLPAPSVFVPAGDVISMMPFLKDAWSKYPYMLDEGYNDLSAFLDKTVPVGPPPGEISSVIKDIENVLRGKIVLENGRFYLRIKEEGKMEIPLVAEGFRKIAMLGHIVANRSIQSNSLLLWDEPECNLNPMLIRSLAAVLTALASNGTQIIIATHSLFLLRELDLCERSKKENKTDSRYFALRKTENSGIAIDVYDNVEDLSPLASLEAEIEQSERYMDEGSVELVADNA